Proteins from one Phyllobacterium zundukense genomic window:
- the upp gene encoding uracil phosphoribosyltransferase codes for MGVTIVSHPLVQHKLTIMRDKDTSTAGFRRLLKEISLLLCYEVTRDLQLTNIRIETPLTEMDSPVIEGKKLVFASILRAGNGLLEGMLDLVPAARVAHIGLYRDHETLLPVEYYFKAPEDIVNRLIIVVDPMLATANSAIAAIQKLKDRGASNIRFLCLLAAPEGIERFTNAHPDVQVFTAAIDSHLNEKGYIVPGLGDAGDRMYGTK; via the coding sequence ATGGGCGTGACGATTGTTTCCCACCCGCTTGTCCAGCACAAGCTCACCATAATGCGCGACAAGGATACCTCTACCGCGGGCTTCCGGCGACTGCTCAAGGAAATATCGCTGCTCCTTTGCTATGAGGTGACGCGTGACCTGCAATTGACCAATATCCGCATCGAGACTCCTCTGACGGAAATGGATTCCCCGGTGATCGAGGGCAAGAAACTGGTCTTCGCCTCGATTCTGCGGGCGGGCAACGGCTTGCTCGAAGGTATGCTTGACCTGGTTCCCGCTGCACGGGTCGCGCATATCGGACTTTACCGCGATCATGAAACGTTGCTGCCGGTGGAGTACTATTTCAAGGCGCCCGAGGATATCGTCAACCGGCTGATCATCGTGGTCGATCCGATGCTTGCAACTGCAAACTCGGCTATCGCCGCTATCCAGAAGCTGAAGGATCGCGGGGCCAGCAATATCCGTTTCCTCTGCCTGCTCGCAGCGCCGGAAGGCATCGAGCGGTTTACCAATGCGCATCCGGACGTTCAGGTTTTCACCGCGGCGATCGACAGTCATTTGAATGAGAAGGGCTACATAGTTCCAGGCCTCGGTGATGCCGGTGACCGCATGTACGGGACGAAATAA
- a CDS encoding cysteine hydrolase family protein, translating into MTTQALIVVDVQNAIDDPKWGRRGQPDTEAMIAKLLAAWRERRLPVIHIRHDSTDPASPYRPGTEGNEFKSEVAPHVGEPVVDKRTNNAFIGTDLMDVLDELQVHSLVVTGVLLENSVDATVRMAANLGFEVGIPEDAVASIDRRDYRGKLWAAEDVHALALSVLGGEYARITTSDEIIETLP; encoded by the coding sequence ATGACGACGCAGGCGCTTATCGTCGTCGACGTGCAAAATGCCATCGATGATCCAAAGTGGGGAAGGCGCGGCCAGCCAGACACCGAGGCCATGATCGCCAAATTGCTTGCCGCCTGGCGCGAGCGGCGGCTGCCGGTCATTCATATCCGGCACGATTCCACTGATCCGGCGTCGCCCTACAGGCCCGGCACCGAGGGCAATGAATTCAAATCGGAGGTCGCTCCACACGTCGGCGAACCCGTCGTCGATAAGCGGACCAATAATGCCTTCATCGGCACGGATCTGATGGATGTTCTGGACGAGTTGCAGGTTCACAGCCTTGTCGTCACGGGTGTTCTTCTGGAAAATTCGGTTGACGCGACTGTACGCATGGCGGCCAATCTCGGATTTGAGGTGGGTATCCCGGAGGATGCCGTTGCAAGCATCGACAGGAGGGATTATCGCGGCAAGCTGTGGGCGGCCGAGGACGTACACGCGCTGGCATTGTCCGTGCTGGGCGGCGAGTATGCCCGCATCACCACGTCCGACGAAATTATCGAGACCTTGCCATGA
- a CDS encoding cytidine deaminase gives MMKDLFDAAFSAMQKTHSPYSQFPVGAAIRTSDGRIYSGCNIEVISYPEGWCAETTALGHFVMGGGGTITDIAVVAEKKAKCTPCGGCRQRLAEFAGPDTRLHLCDNNGIVETLTMKDIFPYGFEAEVLGKGAT, from the coding sequence ATAATGAAAGACCTGTTCGACGCGGCGTTTTCCGCGATGCAGAAGACGCACTCGCCCTATTCGCAGTTTCCGGTTGGCGCGGCCATTCGCACCAGTGATGGCCGCATTTATTCCGGCTGCAATATCGAGGTCATCTCCTATCCTGAAGGCTGGTGTGCCGAAACGACGGCGCTGGGGCACTTCGTCATGGGTGGCGGCGGTACGATCACGGATATCGCGGTCGTTGCGGAAAAGAAGGCGAAATGTACGCCTTGCGGAGGCTGCCGTCAGCGTTTGGCGGAGTTCGCCGGGCCAGATACCCGTCTGCACCTTTGCGATAACAATGGCATCGTTGAAACGCTGACCATGAAGGATATTTTCCCCTACGGCTTCGAGGCGGAAGTTCTGGGCAAGGGTGCCACATGA
- a CDS encoding GNAT family N-acetyltransferase — translation MQETIDGFKPFLNPAGQQRAFIGFDNDLPAGLVLLIDNDLESHPHLKPWLASLFVVPEMRGKGIGTALIHAVENTARDQRHAALYLYTGKANYYRNLDWQDHEALGGDYNGLMILIRKL, via the coding sequence TTGCAAGAGACCATCGACGGGTTCAAACCCTTTCTAAACCCGGCGGGCCAGCAAAGAGCCTTCATAGGTTTTGACAACGACTTGCCAGCAGGCTTGGTGCTTCTGATTGACAACGACCTTGAAAGCCATCCGCACTTGAAGCCATGGCTTGCCAGCCTCTTTGTGGTGCCTGAAATGCGTGGGAAGGGCATCGGAACCGCATTGATCCACGCTGTGGAAAATACCGCGCGCGATCAAAGGCATGCGGCGCTTTATCTTTATACGGGCAAGGCCAACTACTATCGAAATCTCGACTGGCAAGACCATGAAGCGCTTGGCGGCGACTACAATGGTTTGATGATCCTCATTCGCAAACTTTGA
- a CDS encoding SlyX family protein, translating into MTADDPERLTRLEILVTEHEKTVEELSGQIAEQWKVIEAMRRKLDALTDRFLVLEEQTAPDVPVTKPPHY; encoded by the coding sequence ATGACAGCCGACGACCCCGAGCGTTTGACCCGCCTCGAAATTCTTGTGACGGAGCATGAAAAAACCGTCGAGGAGCTTTCCGGCCAGATCGCGGAGCAATGGAAAGTGATCGAAGCCATGCGCCGCAAGCTCGACGCGCTGACGGATCGATTTCTGGTTCTGGAGGAGCAGACGGCGCCCGATGTTCCCGTGACCAAACCGCCGCATTATTGA
- a CDS encoding DUF995 domain-containing protein encodes MRKFRKLPLLCTIIAAIGASTFNADAAQSKMAKPPAMSEPLTSKDLVKLYGNHSWIWKDGAGYFAVKQREFKAWTREGAGSYGTGHWFVTDPGKLCFKAMWYAKSGKADALTCFSHRKKGNTIFQKREPNGEWYAFKTSPGSASDEYRKVQAGDYATARFDRMRMKLSPTR; translated from the coding sequence ATGAGAAAATTTAGAAAACTACCGCTTCTGTGCACGATCATTGCTGCCATCGGCGCCAGCACCTTCAACGCTGACGCAGCGCAGAGCAAAATGGCAAAGCCCCCGGCAATGTCTGAGCCTCTGACCAGCAAGGATTTGGTTAAACTCTATGGCAATCATTCCTGGATCTGGAAGGATGGCGCCGGCTACTTCGCCGTGAAGCAACGCGAGTTCAAGGCCTGGACAAGGGAGGGGGCAGGTTCATACGGCACCGGGCACTGGTTTGTTACGGATCCGGGTAAACTCTGCTTCAAGGCTATGTGGTACGCGAAAAGTGGCAAAGCAGATGCCTTGACATGTTTCAGCCACCGCAAGAAGGGAAACACGATCTTCCAGAAGCGCGAACCGAACGGAGAATGGTATGCTTTCAAGACCAGTCCAGGAAGCGCAAGTGACGAATATCGTAAGGTCCAGGCTGGAGACTACGCCACGGCGCGATTCGATCGGATGCGAATGAAATTATCGCCAACGAGGTAA
- a CDS encoding ABC transporter permease, protein MESFTTVLQLFDSTIRLSAPLLLACLAGLYSERAGIFDIGLEGKMLAGAFAAGAVATWFGSAYLALLAAVLVSVALGLVHGFASITHRGNQIVSGVAINFIAAGTTVILGQAWFSQGGRTPSLPNAARFNPINLPGAEAMRGVPVIGPFYYELISGHSVLVYLAFLLVPFTWWVLYRTRFGLRLRAVGENPAAVDTAGISVPWLRYRAVICCGVLCGIAGAYLATAQGAGFVKDMTAGKGYIALAALIFAKWRPVQAMFACLLFGFLDAVGIRMQGHPLPLIGEVPVQFMQALPYILTVVLLAGFIGKAIPPKAGGVAYVKER, encoded by the coding sequence ATGGAGTCTTTCACAACGGTCTTGCAGCTTTTCGATTCGACGATCAGGCTTTCGGCGCCTCTCCTGCTTGCCTGTCTTGCCGGGCTCTATTCCGAGCGCGCCGGCATTTTCGACATTGGCCTTGAGGGCAAGATGCTGGCCGGGGCCTTTGCCGCTGGCGCAGTCGCGACGTGGTTTGGTTCTGCTTATCTCGCGTTGCTCGCGGCAGTTCTGGTATCGGTCGCCCTCGGGCTCGTGCATGGTTTCGCGTCCATAACCCACCGCGGCAATCAGATTGTCTCTGGCGTTGCGATCAATTTCATCGCTGCCGGCACGACCGTCATCCTCGGTCAGGCGTGGTTCAGCCAAGGTGGGCGCACGCCTTCCTTGCCGAATGCTGCGCGCTTCAATCCGATCAATCTTCCCGGTGCAGAAGCCATGCGCGGCGTGCCGGTCATCGGCCCGTTCTACTACGAACTGATCTCCGGCCATTCGGTGCTGGTCTATCTCGCGTTCTTGCTAGTGCCGTTTACGTGGTGGGTGCTCTATCGCACGCGCTTTGGCCTGCGCCTGCGCGCGGTTGGTGAAAATCCTGCAGCTGTGGATACCGCCGGCATCTCGGTACCATGGCTGCGCTACCGCGCGGTGATATGCTGCGGCGTGCTTTGCGGTATCGCGGGCGCCTATCTGGCGACGGCGCAAGGTGCCGGTTTCGTCAAGGACATGACTGCCGGTAAGGGGTACATCGCGCTTGCGGCATTGATCTTCGCCAAATGGCGTCCGGTTCAGGCCATGTTCGCATGCCTGCTGTTTGGTTTTCTAGACGCTGTGGGAATACGCATGCAGGGCCATCCACTGCCACTTATAGGCGAGGTGCCCGTGCAATTCATGCAGGCTTTGCCCTATATATTGACCGTTGTGCTTCTGGCCGGTTTCATCGGCAAGGCGATCCCGCCAAAGGCCGGCGGCGTCGCCTATGTGAAAGAGAGATAA
- a CDS encoding BMP family protein: MKRVVLGLLAATAMSVSAFAADDKPAVIYDLGGKFDKSFNEAAFNGAEKYTADSGVKYREFEIQNEAQREQALRKFASDGNSPIVIAGFSAAAAIEKVAAEFPETKFVIIDAEVDKPNVRSVVFNDNEGSYLVGVIAAKSSKTGTVSFIGGMDVPLIRNFGCGYVGGVKATNPDAKVIQNMTGDTPAAWNDPAKGGEIAKSQIDQGSDVIFAAAGGTGIGVLQTAADADKLAIGVDSNQNGLHPGKVLTSMLKRVDVATYNAFKDAADGKFTPGVNVLGVKEGGVDYAVDENNAKLMTDDVKKAVEAAKADIISGKIKVHSYFSDNACPYK, encoded by the coding sequence ATGAAGCGTGTTGTTCTTGGTCTCCTGGCTGCCACAGCAATGTCCGTCTCGGCCTTTGCTGCGGATGACAAGCCGGCCGTCATTTACGATCTTGGCGGAAAATTCGACAAATCCTTCAACGAAGCCGCGTTCAATGGCGCCGAAAAATATACGGCCGACTCCGGCGTCAAATATCGCGAGTTCGAAATCCAGAACGAGGCCCAGCGCGAACAGGCTTTGCGCAAATTCGCATCGGACGGCAATTCACCTATTGTTATCGCGGGTTTCTCCGCCGCAGCTGCGATCGAAAAGGTCGCTGCGGAGTTTCCGGAGACCAAATTTGTCATTATCGATGCGGAAGTTGACAAGCCGAACGTGCGCTCCGTTGTGTTCAATGACAATGAGGGTTCCTATCTTGTTGGCGTGATCGCGGCAAAATCGTCGAAAACCGGAACCGTCAGCTTCATCGGCGGCATGGACGTTCCGCTCATCCGCAATTTCGGCTGCGGCTATGTTGGCGGTGTCAAGGCTACAAATCCCGACGCCAAGGTAATCCAGAACATGACCGGCGATACGCCTGCGGCATGGAATGATCCGGCCAAGGGTGGCGAAATCGCAAAGTCGCAGATTGACCAGGGTTCCGACGTTATCTTCGCGGCTGCCGGCGGCACGGGCATCGGCGTTCTTCAAACGGCTGCCGACGCTGACAAATTGGCAATCGGTGTCGATTCCAATCAGAACGGCTTGCATCCGGGCAAGGTTTTGACTTCGATGCTCAAGCGTGTCGACGTTGCGACCTATAATGCTTTCAAGGATGCTGCGGATGGCAAGTTCACACCAGGGGTCAATGTTCTCGGCGTCAAGGAAGGCGGCGTCGATTATGCAGTCGACGAGAACAACGCCAAACTGATGACCGACGATGTCAAGAAGGCTGTCGAAGCTGCCAAGGCGGATATCATTTCCGGCAAGATCAAGGTTCACAGCTATTTCTCGGACAATGCCTGCCCGTACAAATAA
- a CDS encoding glycoside hydrolase family 26 protein: MNNNKTRTAIAVSFATLLLTGTVLAASVPRGIPANVKPNTAHAFDKRPIIGPNSVTFGAYDPHSDFSADPNSKIEHLFLPWEDVDLSSLSIADEYAQKRGRKLFITVEPWSWALDWRSSPEQLLSGILAGRYDANMAAVCSAAAGLKSEVTIRWAQEMDATDNQFTWSHWKAADYASAYRRMVTVCRQHNKSAKYMWSPKGEPGLAAFYPGNDVVDIIGLSVFGLQQYDKDKFGKERTFAEALAPGYRLVAGFGKPVVVAELGYEGDFGYVHNWAENAAKQYPEFPQLTAVVYFNDKEVYPWPRPYGLPNWRVVSDEVVN; encoded by the coding sequence ATGAACAATAACAAAACACGCACAGCCATTGCAGTTTCATTTGCAACGTTGCTGTTAACTGGAACGGTCCTTGCGGCAAGCGTGCCACGCGGCATACCAGCCAATGTGAAGCCAAATACGGCTCATGCTTTCGATAAACGGCCAATTATCGGCCCCAACTCGGTTACCTTTGGCGCGTATGACCCGCATAGCGACTTTAGCGCGGATCCGAACTCGAAGATCGAGCACCTTTTCCTTCCATGGGAAGACGTCGATCTGTCGTCGCTGTCAATCGCCGATGAATATGCGCAGAAACGCGGACGAAAGCTTTTCATTACGGTCGAGCCGTGGTCTTGGGCACTTGACTGGAGGTCGTCACCCGAACAGTTGCTCAGCGGCATTCTGGCAGGCAGGTACGATGCTAATATGGCTGCAGTCTGCTCGGCCGCGGCCGGGCTCAAGAGCGAAGTGACTATCCGCTGGGCACAGGAAATGGACGCTACCGACAATCAGTTCACCTGGTCGCATTGGAAAGCAGCCGATTATGCCTCAGCCTATCGGCGCATGGTGACAGTATGCCGTCAGCACAACAAGTCGGCAAAATATATGTGGTCGCCCAAGGGAGAGCCAGGACTCGCTGCTTTCTATCCCGGAAACGATGTCGTCGATATCATTGGCCTGTCGGTGTTTGGCCTGCAGCAGTACGATAAGGACAAGTTCGGAAAAGAAAGAACTTTCGCTGAAGCACTCGCGCCCGGCTATCGCTTGGTCGCAGGTTTTGGGAAACCCGTCGTTGTGGCTGAATTGGGATACGAAGGTGATTTTGGCTACGTACACAACTGGGCCGAAAATGCCGCCAAACAATATCCAGAATTTCCGCAACTCACCGCCGTAGTCTATTTCAACGACAAGGAAGTATATCCTTGGCCCCGGCCCTACGGACTTCCCAACTGGCGGGTCGTCAGCGATGAAGTCGTGAACTAA
- a CDS encoding ABC transporter permease, with the protein MSQPFAKLPAWADYGLLPLINLIVAFLVAGLVVLLVGESPIDAAVLMVKGAFGSGDGVGYTLYYATNFIFTGLCVAVAFHCGLFNIGGEGQAYIGGLGVSLVGLWLGNFLPWWLTFPLAILASALVGALWALIPAWLQAKRGSHVVITTIMFNFIAASIMVYVLVGVLKPAGSQAPETRVFAEGGQLPGLGWLLDLVGLSMRSAPLNVSFLLALVAAFLVWVLIWRTKLGYEIRTMGFSPKAARYAGISELRIVIITMMISGALAGMMALNPIMGAQHRMQLDFVAGAGFVGIAVALMGRSHPAGIVLAAILFGMLYQGGAEIAFDMPNISRDMIVIIQGLVILFAGALEHMFRPSLQRIFYRLGRAKNRTAAAAIAGGNQ; encoded by the coding sequence ATGAGCCAACCTTTTGCCAAACTGCCTGCCTGGGCGGATTATGGGCTTCTTCCGCTGATCAATCTGATTGTTGCATTTCTAGTCGCTGGCCTCGTGGTGCTTCTGGTCGGCGAGAGCCCGATCGATGCGGCTGTCCTGATGGTGAAGGGCGCATTCGGTTCGGGTGACGGTGTGGGCTACACGCTTTATTATGCGACGAACTTCATCTTCACCGGTCTTTGCGTGGCCGTTGCTTTCCATTGCGGACTGTTCAACATTGGCGGGGAGGGCCAAGCCTATATTGGCGGTCTTGGTGTTTCGCTGGTCGGACTCTGGCTCGGCAATTTTCTGCCCTGGTGGCTGACTTTCCCTTTGGCGATCCTCGCCTCGGCGCTGGTTGGAGCGCTGTGGGCGCTCATCCCCGCATGGCTTCAGGCCAAGCGCGGCTCACATGTCGTCATCACGACGATCATGTTCAATTTCATCGCTGCAAGCATCATGGTCTACGTGCTGGTAGGCGTGCTGAAGCCGGCGGGCAGCCAGGCGCCGGAAACGCGCGTCTTTGCCGAGGGTGGACAGTTGCCGGGTCTCGGCTGGCTGCTCGATCTCGTTGGTCTCTCAATGCGCTCGGCTCCCTTGAATGTCAGTTTCCTGCTGGCGCTGGTGGCGGCCTTTCTGGTCTGGGTGCTGATCTGGCGCACCAAGCTCGGCTATGAGATTCGTACCATGGGTTTTAGCCCCAAAGCGGCTCGCTATGCCGGTATCAGCGAGCTACGGATCGTCATCATCACGATGATGATTTCGGGAGCGCTGGCAGGAATGATGGCACTTAATCCGATCATGGGGGCGCAACATCGTATGCAGCTGGATTTCGTCGCCGGTGCCGGCTTCGTTGGTATTGCCGTCGCATTGATGGGCAGGTCGCATCCGGCCGGAATCGTCCTCGCGGCGATCCTCTTCGGCATGCTCTATCAGGGCGGCGCGGAAATCGCATTCGATATGCCCAATATATCGCGCGATATGATTGTCATTATTCAGGGCTTGGTTATCCTCTTTGCGGGCGCCCTCGAACATATGTTCCGGCCCTCGCTGCAACGGATATTCTATCGTCTTGGACGTGCAAAAAATCGAACTGCCGCAGCCGCCATTGCCGGAGGAAACCAGTAA
- a CDS encoding ABC transporter ATP-binding protein, with product MAEPAIELVGIDKRFGAVHANRDIHMRVEKGTIHGIIGENGAGKSTLMSILYGFYQADSGEIRINGQTTRIADPNAAIALGIGMVHQHFMLVEKFTVLENVMLGVEGAPLLKNGISKARAELKRLEREYQLDVDPDALIEELPVGLQQRVEILKALYRGAEILVLDEPTGVLTPPEADHLFRILEQLKSQGKTIVLITHKLREIMAVTDNVSVMRQGAVVATRKTEETTVEELAELMVGRRVLLRVQKGEAKPGDIKLSVENLTVRDSRGVVMVDDASFTVRAGEIVGIAGVAGNGQSQLIETIAGIRAAVSGRVLLDGQIIDITGAADPGELRDRGLAHVPEDRHHMGLVLAFEEYENSILGYHDDPLYLNGPFLDLEAIKADARKKIEKYDIRPSDPRLKTANFSGGNQQKIVLAREMERDPGVLIIGQPTRGVDVGAIEFIHKRIIEMRDAGKAVLLVSVELDEIRSLSDRILVMFAGRIVGERDSNADEGELGLLMAGVEHKEAAE from the coding sequence ATGGCCGAACCGGCGATCGAACTAGTTGGAATCGATAAGCGCTTTGGTGCCGTTCATGCCAATCGCGATATCCATATGCGTGTCGAAAAGGGCACGATCCATGGCATCATCGGTGAGAACGGCGCGGGCAAATCTACCCTGATGTCGATCCTCTACGGATTTTATCAAGCTGACAGCGGCGAGATACGCATCAATGGGCAAACGACCAGGATCGCAGATCCCAACGCCGCCATCGCGCTCGGCATCGGCATGGTGCATCAGCATTTCATGCTGGTTGAAAAGTTCACCGTGCTTGAAAATGTCATGCTCGGTGTCGAGGGTGCGCCACTGCTCAAGAACGGCATCTCCAAGGCTCGTGCCGAACTGAAGCGGCTCGAACGGGAATACCAGCTCGATGTCGACCCCGATGCGCTGATCGAGGAGCTGCCGGTAGGGCTGCAGCAGCGCGTGGAAATCCTGAAAGCACTCTATCGCGGCGCTGAAATCCTCGTGCTCGATGAGCCGACCGGCGTTTTGACACCACCGGAGGCCGATCACCTTTTCCGTATTCTCGAGCAGTTGAAAAGTCAGGGCAAGACGATTGTGCTCATCACGCACAAGCTCCGCGAGATCATGGCGGTGACGGACAATGTTTCGGTAATGCGGCAGGGTGCGGTCGTTGCAACGCGCAAGACCGAGGAAACCACTGTCGAAGAACTGGCTGAACTGATGGTCGGCCGCCGCGTGCTTCTGAGGGTGCAAAAGGGCGAGGCGAAGCCAGGCGATATCAAGCTCTCCGTCGAAAACCTGACAGTGCGCGACAGCCGCGGCGTGGTGATGGTCGATGACGCGTCGTTCACGGTGCGCGCAGGCGAAATTGTCGGGATTGCAGGTGTTGCAGGTAACGGCCAGTCGCAGCTGATCGAAACCATCGCGGGTATCCGCGCTGCCGTTTCGGGCCGCGTGCTGCTCGACGGCCAGATCATCGATATAACCGGCGCTGCGGATCCCGGAGAATTGCGCGATCGGGGCCTCGCACATGTGCCGGAAGATCGCCACCACATGGGGCTGGTTCTCGCCTTCGAAGAGTATGAAAACTCTATCCTCGGCTATCATGACGACCCGCTCTATTTGAATGGGCCATTTCTTGATCTGGAGGCGATAAAGGCGGATGCGCGCAAGAAGATCGAGAAATACGATATCCGGCCAAGTGATCCGCGGCTGAAGACCGCCAATTTCTCCGGCGGTAACCAGCAAAAGATCGTGCTTGCGCGCGAAATGGAACGCGACCCGGGGGTCCTGATCATCGGCCAGCCGACACGCGGCGTGGATGTCGGAGCGATCGAATTCATCCACAAGCGCATCATCGAGATGCGCGACGCCGGCAAGGCGGTGCTGCTTGTTTCGGTTGAACTCGATGAGATTCGCTCGCTTTCTGATCGCATCCTGGTGATGTTTGCCGGTCGCATCGTCGGCGAACGGGACTCCAATGCCGATGAGGGCGAACTTGGCTTGCTGATGGCTGGTGTCGAACACAAGGAGGCCGCGGAATGA
- a CDS encoding DUF995 domain-containing protein — MKLRKTRTGQFELGNWETPTKAQMQRKLGAKGYFRWSLIVSFCLSAVAFTNIARAGESVSPSADAQPMTGVELYMLYRDKSWAWTDGAGRFDDAERRFTASTGAGDKIAWAQGRWIVTDDGRLCLNAEWHTMSGVHANRSCFSHKRAGETIYQKKEPSGSWYIFRHAVPTETDEFKKLVAENLVSADIGTIKSDLQNQKRLAGNTLTNASKRKTQ; from the coding sequence ATGAAACTGAGAAAAACTCGAACGGGCCAATTTGAGCTCGGCAATTGGGAAACGCCGACAAAGGCGCAAATGCAGCGAAAGCTCGGCGCCAAAGGATACTTTCGCTGGTCCTTGATCGTGTCGTTCTGTCTGTCAGCTGTTGCATTCACGAATATTGCCCGTGCGGGCGAGAGCGTCTCCCCCTCCGCAGATGCGCAGCCTATGACCGGTGTTGAACTCTATATGCTTTACCGTGACAAGTCCTGGGCCTGGACTGATGGTGCCGGTCGCTTTGACGATGCGGAGCGTCGTTTCACGGCAAGTACCGGTGCCGGGGATAAAATTGCATGGGCACAGGGCCGTTGGATTGTGACTGACGATGGCCGTTTATGCCTTAACGCCGAATGGCACACGATGTCAGGGGTTCATGCCAATAGGAGCTGTTTCAGTCACAAGCGTGCCGGTGAAACTATTTACCAAAAGAAAGAACCGTCCGGGTCTTGGTACATCTTCCGGCATGCCGTGCCAACTGAGACCGACGAGTTCAAAAAGCTCGTGGCAGAAAATCTCGTGTCTGCGGACATAGGGACAATAAAATCCGATCTTCAAAATCAAAAAAGACTAGCAGGCAACACGTTGACGAATGCTAGCAAGAGGAAAACACAATGA
- a CDS encoding LysE family translocator — MTAVAVLLSILATIFIGAMSPGPSFVLVSRVAIASSRTHGLASALGMGLGGAIFAALAVLGLTALLMQFEWLYLILKLLGGAYLIYIGIRIWRGASEPLTTSGAGETTKAISVSRAFFLGLITQLSNPKTSIVYASIFAALMPPSPPLWLLLALPPMLFCVEAGWYAVVAFAFSGSRARSVYIRLKQWIDRGAGMVMGALGVKLMVEALKGRP, encoded by the coding sequence ATGACAGCTGTTGCAGTCCTTCTCAGCATCCTCGCCACAATTTTCATTGGCGCAATGAGCCCCGGCCCAAGCTTCGTGCTTGTCTCACGCGTTGCCATCGCATCGTCGCGGACGCATGGTCTTGCTTCAGCTTTGGGCATGGGTCTTGGCGGCGCCATATTTGCGGCGCTCGCCGTCCTCGGCCTTACGGCGTTGTTGATGCAGTTCGAGTGGCTCTACCTTATTCTCAAGCTGCTTGGCGGAGCCTATCTGATCTACATCGGTATTCGCATCTGGCGCGGAGCGTCTGAACCATTGACGACGTCAGGCGCTGGCGAAACCACGAAGGCCATATCCGTTTCCCGCGCGTTTTTCCTCGGGCTGATCACACAGCTCAGCAACCCCAAGACCTCGATCGTCTATGCCAGCATTTTTGCCGCTCTCATGCCGCCTTCGCCGCCGCTATGGCTGCTCTTGGCGTTGCCGCCAATGCTGTTTTGCGTCGAAGCCGGCTGGTACGCCGTCGTCGCCTTCGCGTTTTCAGGTTCGCGCGCGCGGTCTGTCTATATCCGGCTAAAACAGTGGATCGATCGGGGCGCGGGTATGGTGATGGGAGCGCTAGGCGTCAAACTTATGGTCGAGGCGCTGAAGGGCCGGCCGTAG
- a CDS encoding purine-nucleoside phosphorylase, whose protein sequence is MIAPATNALFQKLNGLAPRVALVLGSGLGSLVDAVEDAVRIPYADLPGFPHSGVSGHAGEVVAGYLSGKPVLMLAGRAHYYEKGDASVMRPVIAALADLGIEMLILTNAAGSVRHDLAPGSLMLIDDHINFSGLNPLIGEPSDQRFVGMTTAYDRQLKDAFLVAAGEADEKLEQGVYMWFSGPSFETPAEIRMSRTLGADAVGMSTVPEVILARFFGLRVAACSVVTNYGAGMTGAELSHEETKDVAPKGGARLQKIIRVLIREIG, encoded by the coding sequence ATGATCGCACCTGCGACCAATGCGCTTTTTCAGAAGCTTAACGGTTTGGCACCGCGTGTTGCGCTTGTCCTCGGCTCCGGTCTCGGTTCACTGGTCGATGCTGTGGAAGATGCGGTTCGCATTCCTTACGCCGACCTGCCCGGCTTTCCGCATAGTGGCGTTTCGGGGCATGCCGGGGAGGTCGTTGCCGGTTATCTCTCGGGCAAGCCCGTTCTGATGCTGGCTGGTCGCGCCCATTATTACGAGAAGGGAGATGCCTCGGTCATGCGGCCGGTTATCGCTGCGCTTGCCGATCTCGGCATCGAGATGCTGATCCTCACCAATGCGGCCGGCTCGGTGCGCCACGATCTTGCGCCGGGTAGCCTGATGCTGATCGATGATCATATCAATTTCTCCGGCCTCAACCCCCTCATCGGGGAGCCGTCCGACCAGCGCTTCGTCGGCATGACGACAGCTTACGACAGACAACTGAAAGACGCGTTTCTCGTTGCTGCCGGCGAGGCGGACGAAAAGCTGGAACAGGGGGTCTACATGTGGTTTTCAGGTCCCTCCTTTGAAACGCCGGCAGAAATTCGTATGTCGCGAACCTTGGGCGCCGACGCCGTCGGCATGTCCACTGTTCCGGAAGTCATCCTGGCGCGATTCTTCGGACTGCGTGTCGCAGCTTGCTCGGTCGTTACGAATTATGGGGCAGGCATGACTGGCGCGGAACTTTCGCATGAAGAAACCAAGGATGTTGCGCCCAAGGGCGGCGCCCGTCTTCAAAAGATCATCCGTGTACTGATCCGGGAGATAGGCTAA